GGGTTGCACAGTTTGTGTGTATGGCCTGTATTTATGTCGTTTAGGTTAGTGCCAGTTTTGTGTGACACGCACATGATGCGCGTTGGAGAAGTGGCTGTACTCTTGGCGTCAGGGGCAGTGATAATTTTGTGTATACCCTCCGATAATATCTTGCAGGCGGACCTGCCCCTGCCTGACCTCTGGCTTTGcaatgtctttcttttaatgGCTTCTTTTTGCCATTCAGATTTTACCTCATGGCTGCTTCTCTGCTCAGTAGTCTCCTGTCGAAAGGTGACTGATCTTGTCTTGGGATGTTTGCAGTTGTGCAGTTGGTGAAGtcagttcaaaatgttttctagtcctcagaaaaaaaacctaaatgatCCTCTCTGCAATTATGTGTTAGTCTGGCATCATTTGTTGAACTTTTACTTAATCTCACATAAGTGGAAATCACTGAAGCATTTATTCAACATCCTTTCCACATTTGAACTTAGATGTCATCACTTGCATACCACATGACTCCAAACCAACAATAAAGAGCttgttcttttaaaacagaagaaaaaaaaagattttttcaagTTTGGGGAATTACCAAATTGAAATATGGGGAATGCCAGCATGTTTTAGGCAGGCGAGGCCATTGACAATCCTACATCAGGAAATGCCTGAGGTCATTCAAAACAAATGACTTCAGTTTAGTGTTTATGTTTAGTTCTGGCTGTATGCTTAGTGTCGTTTTATCACTGATTAgttgatttaactttttttctacCACTGTCTTTCATATATGCTGTTTCTTTTCACAACATCCTCCTTTGGAACGTTGCCAGATCTTCTCAgggcaaaaataaacatgatgtATGGTTTTTAAATTGTCAGCTGATGTTGTAGTTTTCTTCACTAATTTGATGTGAGGACGCATGCAGTGTAAATCCAAGCTTGGAACGACTGTAAATGGCATAATGGAGCAGCATTGTTATGATGGCATGCCGTCACGCTCCGACTCTTTAAGAGTTTCAAGGCAAGAAATTGCGAAGTCAAATTTATCTATTTTGATTTAAGTCAACGACATTTGTATAACCGAAACAGAGGTTGTACAAATCGGTCATGTATGTacagtttattttgttaattgttATCCTTCTCTTTTGCGAAGTTCCAGCGTCGtggtgcaggaggctccacttcttcCAGTTCTGGGTCTGACTCTGTGTCACAGATGTACGGTTGTACAGCTGTGCACAGCACACACTTCATTAAACTACACTGAGGATCAAGGGGTGTGTGGTATTTATAAAGAACTGTAGAACTGATAAAAGCCGTCCCATcaatacagtaaatattttaggCTGTCACGTTACACAAAACCTCGACTTCATCATGAATCATTATATTAAGAACCAACCCAGTCAGCTGTGAATGTTCAGAATCTTTATTTGAAAGATCACAGTCAATGTAAACATACAGAATATTGATTAGAAAGAAATATTGTGAATAAATGCTGAGTACATTTTTTATACATTCAAATACATGCGGTAGTAAGGAAAGGTTCGGAGTCACCATGTTTTCCATAACTACTGCATGTGTTACAGTACAGAATTCACATTTATATGAACTGCTCAAAGCTAAAATTAGTTGTTACAAAGAAACACAAGTCACAAAAAGCTGGAGTTTTATGCTTGTTGTTTTCGACAACTGACGCATTAACAATATAGGATTACAATGTTTACATTCGTGTCCCTGAAATTGTTAGATGTTCAGTTTTACCTCAATCATCAAGCCAAGGTTAATCAAAACCCTTTGtatacaaaatatttgctttggtGCAAGAAAAGtctgcaaatataaaaaaataaaagtagcatataaatatatatgtaaatgtgtatatatatattattaaaagCCACactaataatattaattttattatatataaacaGTGTAGCTGTtgtcataaacataaacaatagTTCCCTGGGCAAAAATCTGCAGGAAATAAACTCTAGCAGCCTATGTAGACCCTGTTAGGAAAATGGATCTCCTCCCAAGACAAGCAGAAAATATATGGTGGGGTGATGGGATAGCTTTTTTTCACTGATTGAGCTTCACTTTTACCACTGTAGACAGTAACATTGTAACAATATATTATGATTTCGAAATGCAAtgtgcctctgtctctttaagaactcttgctctttctgacacgCTTGCCTTTCTGCAGAATCAAATGCAGAGCTCCACTAGTAATTACTTCTGGCTAGTCTGACTGAGCTTAGACTAGCGGCTGCAGGAGGGATGCTGCTCTGTAGCGCGGAAGCTCAGACGCCTAAAGACTGAGCTTTGTTGTCGAGGACGGCGCTCGGTTCATGATGTACATGAcgcaaagctcaaaaaagtcgattttacataatatttccCCCCCTTTAAGATAAACATGGCGTGCAGATGAGAATACATTTCTACATATTTAGTGGCAGTAATttcggttaaaaaaaaaagcgcaTCAGAATTTTGATGTAGTAAAGACAGAGAAACTTTCCAGCTTATATGGTATAATGTGTATAGTAGTTAGGTAGTTGTATGTTTAGCATAAATGCAGCAACAAATGTTATTGCTAGAGTGAAAAGCCATTTAAATCCTAAAGATTGTAAGTATAGACTATATTTGCTCACAGGTTGTTCTTTTAACCCATGGATAAATGTCTTGTGCTAAAGCTTGCTTATGACCAAGTCTGTTCACACCACTCAAAGAGTCGACTCTTCGTGGCACCGATTCACAGCTGACACCGAGGACAGAAAGAAATATGTCACTGCCTTTCAAAAGGTAAAGGCAGTGACGTTATAGGAAGAAAGTGTTTgcactttacattttaaagtgcCTCAAATTGGACAAAAACTCATTAAATATTGACAAGTCAGgtcaaaaatcaaataatttaagtTGTTCAGAGAGATTCATTTGTACAACTGAGTTCAAATATTCTCTTTAAAAGATGTATCTATTTAACATTGACGATTTAATTCCCAACAAATGTCAGAGCTTTTATTAGAGCTAGGTAGAATTAATATTGGTTCATTTTGTTTATACACAAACGTCTCCCGACTCCCAGcccaaaaaagcaacaaaaacacccCTGAAGTTGCTAACACGACTGGGAAAGCCACAGCTTATAGCAGAGGCGTTTTGGTACTCCATTAGCACTTCTAACATTGTGTGCCTCGTTAAACAGTAGCACCAATGGtgctataaatatttatttgtaaacataTTCTTGTCTTTGAATATAGTTATGTGGTTGTATTCCTGATAGCAGTTAGCACCAAAACACATAACAAATCCCACTGTATTCTGACTTGCAAAAACAGCACCATCAGCCCACTCCCAGTTCACAACGAGACAAATCAAAGATGGTCGTAAAGATCCAGCGGGCATTGTAAAGTGTGTTCCAAACCACTGACTGTTAAAAGTGCAATCATAACTGCAATCTGTTGACATGGatcagagacaaaaacattcatttggGTACATAAGCTGTCGCCCTATACTGCAATCCTGAGTATAAATGTTGAGTATAGTTTAAAGCCATGATGCAGAGATGGTTCTTTAAATGTGGAAAGACAGACTGGTTCTTAGCTAAGTTGTGATCACACTGGTTTAGCACTGCAAAAATTAGATGGAATACAGTAACAATGAGCATGTAGGACCAGCCAGTGGCAGCCTACTGAGAACACATGAACAAAGTGGACTTGAGAACTGAAATTGTGGCTAGTCAGTCAAAGCATCATTAAACAAGTGCATATTTTACACACCTTAGTTTCTGAAACATATGGAGTAGGTGTTCTCATGATGATGGGATGTTGAAGTACGGCAGCAGCCATTTTTCTCCTCACTCAATTTTAGGACCCTGCTGTTCAGAGTTGTGGCATCCAGAATAgccaattaaattaaataaaagaggGATATACACAAGACTTTGCTTTTACAAATGGTGATTAAAAGCAAATATCTTGCTATTACTTGCTTGAATATTCTCTCACTGATGTTtagactgcaaaaaaaaaaaaaaaagaaatccattaCATAAATTTTActataaaaatgcagaaactaGTCAGGGTAAAAcaacaaagcatttcaaagcaaattaaattacCGTCAGTTTTGGATTTTCACATGCAGTTTATGTTTCTCGCAAGACCAGAGGGTGGTGTTGAAATAGTGGTGACCACAGCATTGAAAACCTTCCTTCTCATAGTACTCCTCCTTTTCATCCCCGAACTCACAAACCTGCTTCTGGGTGGATGTAGcatttttctgaaagaaaaaacaaaaacagaaatataaagttaaactgattactgcaacagtgtctacAAAGATCTCCATAAGAagtcagacagctgcagctgatccaaaaCGCTGCTGCtagcgttctcactaaaaccaggaaggtGGAGCACACCACCAGCTCCACGTGTGCCATAGGATAGACTTCAGAATagtgttgttagtttataaatcgtCTGGTTCTACGCTAAATCATGTCTGAAAACTCATCTGCTTTGTTTAGTAATAACTGGAACTTTGATCAGTTTCCTTGATGTACATTTTGATAACGGCATTTGATGGAATGTAATGTGTATTGGCTgttgtgttatgtttttgttctgtaaagcactttgaaatgacttattgctgaaatgtgttatggAAATATACTTAACTTatgatataatataataaaaaaaactggattgtATCAGGTGCTGTACTTTGGTGTAGTCATTAgcatttggggtttttttacaaCTACCTCGATGATACAGGTCTGGTCCTGTCTGCTTGGACTATGCCACCTACATGTTTGGCTTTTCTGACGTGCCTCAGCAGTCAAACAGCTCACTTATTGAGCTGAGTGGAGACTCCTACGTTTGCTCAGATTCAGTGTATTTCTCATGCATCTTAGAAAAGCTGACATTTCCCTGCTCCTCTatgaaaatgttgataaaatcaCCTAGAAGACATTATGAATGAATAGCAGTCAGCCAAGAAATGGGAATGTGGATTGAAAAAGCTTAATCTCTACTTTGGCCTGTACTGGATCTACAAACACAAAAGGGTAGTGACATTTCAATGTCAGAGgaatcattttaaactttaccTGGTCTGATTTGTTGGTCTCAATTCTGGAGGtggggagaaaaagaaatcaatttgtatcaaatgcagaaaaattatGAATACTACAAAACCAAAtagcaaaatgtatttcttttttttatttttattgtttatatgaAACACCTTTACGTTCTATCTAACAGAAGCAATTAGATCTCTGTGGCAGTCTATTAGGAAAGtagataaataatttcatttgcTGACAAATGTATCTGAAATAATGCATTGTGGAATAGTAATAGAGTTGATGCATATTAACAATGGATCAAAACTGTTTTGGTTAATTTAACTATAAAAGCAGTccgtattttaaaataaaaagagcagaGTGAATAAGAATGCATGCAGGGtggacaaaacagaaatgtaaaaaaaaaaataaaggcaaaataTGAACATAAACAAATGTGAATGTCATGCATTAGCGTTTGGTACATTTTCTACACAAGCTGACAAAATGTAGTCATTACATACTTGTGAACCTCTCCAGAAATTGTGGGGTCGCATGTGAAGTTCTTCACTGTAAAAATAACCATAAgtaaatttgcaaatatttaatgtaaaataaatatcatttcACTTCGTGCTGTAATAATATTCAgccaaaatttacattttcagtgttgGCCTATTAAAAATGATTCCAACATAAACGGTCCTGAACGGCACTAATTGCCTGCCGTTGTgaagcaatttattttattttattttttttaaattgctgcaTCTCTTGTAGCTTTTTGTATGGAAAAAGATTCAAATAACCTTTCAATAGAATAAAACTAATTCcaaataattttcatatttttcacttAGAGGTCTGAGTGGATTTGTCGTCTATTCTAATGGAGCCAAAGCAGTTTAACTTTTAGGAATGTGGGacaaaaaataggaaaaacaataaagggGATAGATACTCTCAGTTtcaaaaaattatgattttgacTTACAGTagtcaatttttaaaatgctatttttttaacTGCCACATATTGTGCCCGtatttaatgtgattttatttttctgttaattgtgTTAATTAATTTACGTGAATTTTGTTGTGATCTTATGTCAACGCTAAATGGGAACTGAAAAGTTTCATGTCTTGTTCCTCTGGGACATAGTTTGCAGTTGCATGCCACTCTGCAAGTGCGTATCCATGTCTATGTGCAAGTGGCCACATGAGGAGCTAGTTAGCACTCCAGCTAGGTACAAGATGAGTCTGGGTTTGAAGTTGCAAACTGGAAACACATACCTAAAGTTTCTTGCCTACCATCAATAAAGCAAACTCAAGAATAATCTTTTTtgcaaatttgtaaaaaaaaaaaaaaaaaaggaaacagggCCAAGTCACTTACCACAGACTAAGGAATTGTTGATTTTCATCTGTATCCGAGGAAACATATTCTGGCAGCAATTCTCAATAGAAGAGTCAAACAGTTTCCCATAGCAACACAGATGCTCAGGGCTGCGCTTCTTCAGCAGTTTGTCACTGCAGCAGACTTCCTTCTTTTCATCATAAGgcgctgtggaaaaaaaatcaatccgtTAAACACTTAAATGGTAAATAACCTCTATCTGCATAGACCATAGGGCTACAAAACGCTTCACAccacattcagtcattcacccaattcacacacacattctcacgctgatgatggcaagctactggatggtagccacagctgcccacTGACAGGCGGGGCTGCCATGTACcaggccctctgaccaccaccagcaggcaaggtgggtgaagtgtcttACCCAAGGACACAAGGAGACAGGGttcaaactggcaacccaccaATCACAGGACGAACTCCTACCATCATCACCCCACAAATTTTACCTGAACTTTTAACCCAGTTCAGCTACAAAATCTCTGCAGAGGTGTGAAAAACTTTGCAATGCCTCTAACTTTACTGCGTACCTTTGCCACAGCATTTGGCATCATGTGAAGGTTTGGCATTCACAGTTAGGTTACAGCATATTTCATTAAGTGGGTTGTATGCCTCCTCTCCACAGCATTGAGACATCCTTTCACTCAGTCCTTCTGTCAGGTTACCTGAAACACCAAAGGTTCAATGAAAATGTAGTTACATAATGATAAAAGACTGTCTGTTTTGGGGAGAACTAAACTGTCCTAAAGAAACCTTTGGCTATGTTGACTTTACAATTTCTCCTTTTGAAAGTGTATAACTTGTCTTTATGATAGGATTTAAGCGCCTATGTTGATATAttgtaacacttttttttttttaatttttagcaCAGAAGGGAAACATTACATTGTAAAACCTCACATTCCAATCCCAAAGTTTTCCAGAAGCACTTCCCACCTCAATTCACCTCGCAATGCATCCAGACAATATCAACAAACTGAAATGGTTAGGCTGAAATTtatgctaaaatgtttttaatagaaattgAAAACTGTCTTAAAAACTAGcctttttatattatttgtaCCCCTTGAACCTTCCCTCTgtctgtcacattacaaccacaaacttccatGCACTTTATTGAAACTTCATGTGATTGACCAACACAGAGTAATGCATAGTTACAAAGAGACGGGGGGGGAAAAAGGAATGGTTTTCATAATCTATCAAAAATGGGGACCTGAGGGCAAGGAAAAGAAGCTGGCCCCCATTTTATCTGAAGttaaaacttaatttttgaGGAAACCATGTAAAATATGGGCACCAGGTCATTGTCATTATGCCGCAGACTCGGGATTCCTCTTCATGTTTTTGGAGCAAATTAGGAAAACTAAAACTGTGTCAGCGCTAATCGAGCTTATATCAAGATTCTTTGTGGTTTAGCATCATTCTTCAACTGGAAAGATTTAATTAAAGAGCTCTCATGTTTCATACTTTTATGGTTTTACATGAAGTCATTACCTGCTCTGTTTCCAGGGGGTTTACAGCAAGTGTCCTTTCGAGGATCATACAGTTTACCTTCACAGCAGAAGGAAGGATCACAGCTCGTAGTTGTTCTGCAAGACATAAATGAAGTACCAGACAGATAACTTGTGAAAAGATTCcaactcctccctgagctactactgccaactgaagaaaataaccaatcagacccagcactgtcaatcaacctcgtGTATTCGCTTCTAAATGTGCTAATTGTGGAGAAACAGTGTACCGTTCCCAGAAAACCATTTATCCGCCGGTTAACATAGCTGCCGTCATCAGTTTTTCTCAGATTACCTGTCTCATATCATACTATCACAATATATTGATAGCTTTATCAAccatatattttataaaagttacgcACTGCTGCTTTAAGAGGGATTTGGTTCACTCGGAACGATGTTGGGACCACTCAGACCTAAAATCAGGGATATTCCACATGTTGGATTGTGTTGTGTTGCCCCAggggaaaatgaaaatgcaacTTGTTGAATGTGGCATGttgccaatcagaaagcgaggagACGGAAATACGAAGAGGAATTCTAAAAAAAGACGGTAAAACAGCTGCCAAGGCAAACCAGAAAGTCTGAAGGACATCAGAAACgctttttcctatttttttttctctgttaaacaTAGTCCACAAATTATCATCATTGTTCTCTCCCATGCTGCCATGTTGGCTGACTCtgaaacttcctgttttgtacGGAGAGGTTTTGCATTCTCCCTCAGTTGTGCACTATTCACTCCTGATTATTCCCTCTGGGCTATGTGGCACTCTCCACTAATTCCTCAGTATATATAGTTCGCCTTCCTCATTGTTCTCCAGTGGCTCCTTCCATTACATTTCATGGTTACTTAATTATTAGTTCAGTTCTTCCTCATTGTTCTTCCCGATTGACGTTTCTTTTATCTCGAGGGTCCTTGgaagatttctttggtttcattatttaaaacattctgAACTAAATGGTACCAGTTGTACGTACCAAGGGTTCTACCAACTGTACATATCCCTATGCAAATGCCATCCTTTTGTAATGTAAATAGGTAGACCATAATAAATCATTTGAACATGCAACAATCTATCAGCATGCCCGGTGCTGGAGGGCAGGAGCTcaaaaactgcagctccaaggaggagttTTATCCTGGAAGGTGGGGCTCAGTCGCCCCAGGCGTTTTGGACAGCTGAACGGTTTCCCCGAGAggttgaaggatttctcaaacatgcatgaaagaatcacagcaacactccaggcatgtttttgatgagggactAACAgtattacatgatgtaaaactcaaaaaccCCGACTTTAACGCTGCCCCTTTACGTCTGCTCAGAGGGGCACCGCTGGTGAAGTTACTGTCAAAAACTAACAGCAATATTAGAGTTTATTTAACTTGTcatagagggggaaaaaattatgTTCATTTTTGAAGTCACACTTTCACCATGTTATTAATGCATTTGTAAAGGTCACCTTACTAAACCATGTTTTCCCCTCTCCAACCGGCTAAATACACCAAAATATTGCTGTTACTGTTTTACTGCACTctcttccacacacacacacacacccacacgtcTAAACTCGCATTCCGagtcatttattttaactgtgCTTCCTGCCTTTAGATGCCTGTTCAGTCTAACCGCTTTGGCAACAGAAACAGGCTGACATGTAAACTGGACTCCCACTATCGCAGCTGAGGTTGGTTCTGTACTGATTCGGGAGGAACGCAGATAAAGGACACCCCACTGTCTAGAttcaaaaagaataaatcatctctttttttttttttttttttcggactatcacatttttttttattgttgtagttcttttgtttatgtttgggttttgttttttttaccgtGACAGTTTtctgtgggggtgtgtgtgcgtgagtgtgtgtgtttaaaaatactgagtgttagaataaaacactttgtctcgatgatgcaaataaaaactaaacaaattttaaaaaattgataaGAAATAAACTCACCCCTTCCCACATTCCGCTGTGTTCACATGATCTGCAAGAAGCAAATGATTCAGGTGAACTTATGCCCCAATAAATTGGTTTCGAATTGAATATCTTCAAACAATACGATGTAGCTACTACGTATGTGAAGTAGCGCACTTCTTACATTTTTGGGAAGTTGCAAAGAACGCATCAAGTCAAAAGATCGCCATTGTGTTGCAGCTTACTGATAACGGATAACATAAACTGTCCCTCGGCTCACATGCATCTTCCTTTGCGCGCCCATACACGGGAAACAGATCAAAGCAATGCGGTTTCCAAACAAACCTCCGAAGTGAACCTcagttctcctttttttttttttttttttttttttttcagtttttgcatcCCGCATACGATTGCCAATTTTCTTGCAAATCAACCTGCATTTCCGTCCCGATCGCCTCTCCATCACCCCTCTTCTCCAAGACTCAACCCTGCTCTCCGCAGGAGAGCGGCAGCTCCAACAGAACAGGTGCAGCGCAACGCTCCTCCAACAGCACAGCGAGGagtatttccattaaattatCATAGGCTGAAGTGCATGTTGTCCCTCCCGTCTTGTCTCTGACGCTCCTAATAAGTAGCTGCTGCAGAGGCGCAAATTAGACTCGAGTTAGTCTACGAGACGCGCCGCTGCGCTCCTGCTGTGCGCGCCTT
Above is a window of Xiphophorus hellerii strain 12219 chromosome 18, Xiphophorus_hellerii-4.1, whole genome shotgun sequence DNA encoding:
- the LOC116707921 gene encoding uncharacterized protein LOC116707921 isoform X1, encoding MTFLGNFRWTGAFCAPSFDGVNRQSLLINAIFLEDITGGGTSHGNLLKAPYGSDRNITRSDAVKMLSLNKLRLVFLMCSFFTFYDHVNTAECGKGTTTSCDPSFCCEGKLYDPRKDTCCKPPGNRAGNLTEGLSERMSQCCGEEAYNPLNEICCNLTVNAKPSHDAKCCGKAPYDEKKEVCCSDKLLKKRSPEHLCCYGKLFDSSIENCCQNMFPRIQMKINNSLVCVKNFTCDPTISGEVHKIETNKSDQKNATSTQKQVCEFGDEKEEYYEKEGFQCCGHHYFNTTLWSCEKHKLHVKIQN
- the LOC116707921 gene encoding galaxin-2-like isoform X2; this encodes MFKVSHRCNGVVVGIKTSDAVKMLSLNKLRLVFLMCSFFTFYDHVNTAECGKGTTTSCDPSFCCEGKLYDPRKDTCCKPPGNRAGNLTEGLSERMSQCCGEEAYNPLNEICCNLTVNAKPSHDAKCCGKAPYDEKKEVCCSDKLLKKRSPEHLCCYGKLFDSSIENCCQNMFPRIQMKINNSLVCVKNFTCDPTISGEVHKIETNKSDQKNATSTQKQVCEFGDEKEEYYEKEGFQCCGHHYFNTTLWSCEKHKLHVKIQN
- the LOC116707921 gene encoding galaxin-2-like isoform X3, whose amino-acid sequence is MLSLNKLRLVFLMCSFFTFYDHVNTAECGKGTTTSCDPSFCCEGKLYDPRKDTCCKPPGNRAGNLTEGLSERMSQCCGEEAYNPLNEICCNLTVNAKPSHDAKCCGKAPYDEKKEVCCSDKLLKKRSPEHLCCYGKLFDSSIENCCQNMFPRIQMKINNSLVCVKNFTCDPTISGEVHKIETNKSDQKNATSTQKQVCEFGDEKEEYYEKEGFQCCGHHYFNTTLWSCEKHKLHVKIQN